Below is a genomic region from Desulfobotulus pelophilus.
TCCTTAGCGTATTTTGAGGGTGCTGACAGCGATGAGGGCCAGCACAATGGCAATAATCCAGAACCGGATGGTTACCTTGGATTCCTGCCAGCCTTTGAGTTCAAAATGATGATGGAGCGGAGCCATGCGGAAAATCCGTTTGCCTCCTGTTATTTTAAAATATCCAACCTGCAGGATGACGGAGAGAGCTTCTATGACAAAGATTCCTCCCACGATGACCAGAAGAAGTTCCTGCTTGGTAATCACCGCGACCACGCCAAGGAAGGCGCCAAGGGGAAGGGAACCCACATCCCCCATGAAAACCTGGGCCGGGTGACCGTTGAACCACAGAAAGCCAAGGCCTGCGCCTGCAACGGCTCCGCAGAGTATGGCCAGCTCACCCGCACCATTGACAAAAGGGACTTGCAAATAGGAAGCCAGTCCCCAGTGTCCTGCTACATAAGAAAAAATCATGAAAGTGACAGCGGCAATGGTAACTGGACCGATGGCCAGACCGTCAAGACCATCGGTCAGGTTGACCGCATTGGAAGCTCCCACAATGATAAACGTTGCAAAGAAGATATAGGCAATGCCTAAGTCCGGGTTGAAATTTTTGAAGAAGGGAACCGATACCCGGGTGTCGAAATCCGGCATAAGGTAGATGAATATGGATGCAATAAGGGCAAGAAGAATCTGCAGCATGAACTTATTGGCTGAAGACAGGCCTGTGTTGTGTTTTTTAACCTGCATCAGCCAGTCATCCACAAAGCCGATGAGTCCGAACCCCAGTGTGGTCATGAGGGCTACCCAGAGATGGAGGCTTGTAAGGTCCACCCAGAGCAGGGTGGAGCTTGTGATGGCAAATAGAATCAGAAGGCCACCCATGGTGGGTGTTCCGGCCTTGCTCTGGTGAGACTGGGGCCCTTCTTCCCGGATATACTGACCCACCTGCATGGCCTTCAGTTTCCGGATGGCCCAATGGCCCAGCAGGATACAGATCAGCAGGGCTGTCATGGCGGCATAAATGGTTCTGAAGCTGATATAGCGGAATACGTTCAGCGCAGAAAACCAGGTATGCAGTGGGTAGAGAAGGTGATAGAGCATGGGCGTTTACTTCCTAGGGGCTGTCCGAGCAGCCTGCATCAGTTGATCCACAACGCTTTCCATGGACATGGAACGCGAACCTTTTACAAGAACCTGGTCGCCGGGCATGAGTCCAGGCAAAATCATGGAGGCAATGGTTTCCTTGTTTTCACAGAAGACCTCTTCGAGCCCGGCACTGCGGGCTCCATAAGCAATGTCTGTGCCATTCGGGCCGCACGCATAGAGTGCTGAGATGCCAGCTTTTGCCGCCAGAGAACCCACATGTCTGTGCAGGGCAGGAGCTTCTTCGCCCAGCTCCCCCATGCTTCCAAGAATGGCAAAGGTACGCCCTTTTTTGTCCATGAGGCGG
It encodes:
- the mraY gene encoding phospho-N-acetylmuramoyl-pentapeptide-transferase produces the protein MLYHLLYPLHTWFSALNVFRYISFRTIYAAMTALLICILLGHWAIRKLKAMQVGQYIREEGPQSHQSKAGTPTMGGLLILFAITSSTLLWVDLTSLHLWVALMTTLGFGLIGFVDDWLMQVKKHNTGLSSANKFMLQILLALIASIFIYLMPDFDTRVSVPFFKNFNPDLGIAYIFFATFIIVGASNAVNLTDGLDGLAIGPVTIAAVTFMIFSYVAGHWGLASYLQVPFVNGAGELAILCGAVAGAGLGFLWFNGHPAQVFMGDVGSLPLGAFLGVVAVITKQELLLVIVGGIFVIEALSVILQVGYFKITGGKRIFRMAPLHHHFELKGWQESKVTIRFWIIAIVLALIAVSTLKIR